The Selenomonadales bacterium genome has a segment encoding these proteins:
- a CDS encoding response regulator transcription factor, translated as MIWCVEDDSNIRDIELYALNSAGFEVRGFEDGLSFWEALKKEKPELIILDIMLPGMDGIEILTKMKESVEYSNIPVILASAKGQEYDRIRGLDMGADDYIVKPFSIMEMISRVKAVLRRSQPRQSSKILKVKGLVVNLDEHTVAADGNFIQLTYKEFEILCMFLSHPGMVFTREQLYTQVWQMDYIGDSRTLDTHIRTLRQKLDDYGKMIETVRGIGYRWGAHHDR; from the coding sequence ATGATATGGTGCGTAGAGGATGATTCCAATATTCGCGACATCGAACTATATGCACTAAATTCTGCCGGTTTTGAAGTGAGGGGATTTGAAGACGGTCTTTCTTTTTGGGAAGCGTTAAAAAAAGAGAAACCCGAACTGATCATTTTAGATATCATGCTTCCCGGAATGGATGGGATCGAGATTTTGACTAAGATGAAAGAATCTGTCGAGTATAGCAATATTCCTGTTATTTTGGCAAGTGCCAAGGGGCAGGAATATGATCGAATCAGAGGTCTGGATATGGGGGCTGATGATTATATTGTTAAGCCTTTTAGTATTATGGAGATGATCTCTAGGGTAAAAGCAGTGCTGCGCCGCAGTCAACCGCGACAGTCGTCTAAAATACTGAAGGTAAAAGGACTGGTCGTCAATTTGGATGAACATACTGTTGCGGCAGATGGTAATTTTATTCAGCTTACATACAAAGAATTTGAAATACTTTGTATGTTTCTTTCTCATCCCGGCATGGTCTTCACCAGAGAACAACTATATACTCAGGTATGGCAAATGGATTACATCGGCGATTCGCGTACGTTAGATACACATATCCGAACGTTGCGCCAAAAGCTCGATGATTACGGCAAAATGATCGAAACGGTGCGTGGTATCGGTTATCGGTGGGGGGCTCATCATGACAGGTAA
- the phoU gene encoding phosphate signaling complex protein PhoU has product MRNRFDEQLFELNREIIEMGSMCEDAIASAAQAMIAGDTELAAQVMKNSTAIDQMERDIERRCMKLLLHQQPVARDLRLISAALKMITDMERIGDQAEDIAEIVISLNGHTIEEMQLVGEMAHKTIKMVTDSVDAFVKKDVELAKKVIDQDDVVDDYFSEIKHGIIALLAENDADGELMLDLLMISKYLERIGDHATNIAEWVIYSVTGTHKEV; this is encoded by the coding sequence ATGAGAAATCGATTTGATGAACAGTTATTTGAATTAAACAGAGAGATCATCGAAATGGGTTCTATGTGTGAAGATGCGATTGCATCTGCTGCACAAGCGATGATTGCAGGCGATACAGAATTAGCAGCTCAAGTAATGAAAAACAGTACTGCGATCGATCAGATGGAACGCGATATTGAACGCCGTTGCATGAAACTATTGTTACATCAACAACCGGTTGCTCGCGATCTCCGTCTGATCTCTGCCGCATTAAAGATGATAACCGATATGGAACGTATCGGAGATCAAGCAGAAGATATTGCGGAGATCGTAATATCTCTCAATGGTCATACCATAGAAGAGATGCAGCTGGTCGGTGAAATGGCACATAAGACGATCAAGATGGTAACTGACAGTGTTGATGCTTTTGTGAAAAAAGATGTGGAGCTGGCGAAAAAAGTCATTGATCAAGATGATGTGGTAGATGACTATTTTTCCGAAATAAAACATGGTATAATTGCTCTGCTTGCAGAAAACGATGCTGATGGTGAGTTGATGCTTGATCTTTTGATGATCTCTAAGTATCTTGAACGCATTGGAGATCATGCCACCAACATTGCCGAGTGGGTGATCTATTCTGTGACGGGTACACACAAGGAGGTGTGA